A DNA window from Oleomonas cavernae contains the following coding sequences:
- a CDS encoding ABC transporter permease, producing MAGEIEHYVNPAPFNPHDGEALTANEERYYRASSFRLIWWKFKAHRVALVSLIFLGILYLSLPFVEVFAPYGLSQRHGDHIYAPPQSVHFFHQGSFVGPFVYPYRFEFDLDRFQRRYIYDYTQPQPLRFFCRGEPYRLFGLIDADFHLMCAPQGGTAFLLGTDRMGRDMLSRITYGARISLTVGLVGIAISFAIGLILGGLAGYLGGWVDYAVQRTIEVLRSLPELPLWLALSAALPPHWSPILIFFGITIILGLLDWPGLAIAVRAKLLSLRAEDYVRAAEVMGASRSRIIGRHLIPNFMSHLIASATLSIPAMILGETALSFLGLGLRPPVTSWGVLLNEAQNLAAVTLYPWLMVPMIPVMLVVLAFNFMGDGMRDAADPYH from the coding sequence ATGGCCGGCGAGATCGAGCACTATGTCAACCCCGCGCCGTTCAACCCGCACGACGGCGAGGCCCTGACCGCGAACGAGGAGCGTTACTACCGCGCCTCGTCGTTCCGGCTGATCTGGTGGAAATTCAAGGCGCACCGGGTGGCGCTGGTCTCGCTGATCTTCCTGGGCATACTTTACCTGTCGCTGCCCTTCGTCGAGGTTTTCGCCCCTTACGGCCTGAGCCAGCGCCACGGCGACCACATCTATGCCCCGCCCCAGAGCGTGCATTTCTTTCACCAGGGAAGCTTCGTCGGCCCCTTCGTCTATCCCTATCGCTTCGAATTCGATCTCGACCGGTTCCAGCGCCGCTACATCTACGATTACACCCAGCCCCAGCCCTTGCGCTTCTTCTGCCGGGGCGAGCCCTATCGGCTGTTCGGCCTGATCGATGCCGACTTCCACCTGATGTGTGCGCCCCAGGGCGGCACCGCCTTCCTGCTGGGCACCGACCGCATGGGCCGGGACATGCTGTCGCGCATCACCTATGGCGCGCGCATCTCGCTCACCGTCGGCCTGGTCGGCATCGCCATCTCCTTCGCCATCGGCCTGATCCTGGGCGGGCTGGCCGGCTATCTCGGCGGCTGGGTCGACTATGCCGTGCAGCGCACGATCGAGGTCCTGCGCTCGCTGCCGGAACTGCCGCTGTGGCTGGCCCTGTCGGCGGCGCTGCCGCCGCACTGGAGCCCGATCCTGATCTTCTTCGGCATCACCATCATTCTGGGCCTGCTGGACTGGCCGGGCTTGGCGATTGCCGTGCGCGCCAAGCTCCTGTCCCTGCGGGCCGAGGATTACGTCCGCGCGGCCGAGGTCATGGGCGCCTCGCGCAGCCGCATCATCGGTCGCCACCTGATCCCCAATTTCATGAGCCATCTGATCGCCAGCGCCACCCTGTCGATCCCGGCCATGATCCTGGGCGAGACGGCACTGTCGTTCCTGGGCCTGGGCCTGCGCCCGCCGGTCACCAGTTGGGGCGTGCTGCTGAACGAGGCGCAGAACCTGGCGGCCGTCACCCTCTATCCCTGGCTGATGGTGCCGATGATTCCGGTCATGCTGGTGGTGCTGGCCTTCAACTTCATGGGCGACGGCATGCGCGACGCCGCCGACCCCTATCACTAG
- a CDS encoding class I SAM-dependent methyltransferase, whose protein sequence is MTAKLAGRARRRNLKDFPMSRLDSFIRRMMAQRDVIAAAASLIDGLPGPILELGLGNGRTYHHLRETFPDRRIIAFDRALAAHSASIPPPGDLVLGEIDETARAFAGIGAALVHADIATGTVEGDRRLAGWLPALIRDLLAPGGIAASGSPLELPDLRPLTLPAGVPEGRYFLYRRA, encoded by the coding sequence ATGACGGCCAAGCTAGCAGGCCGCGCCCGGCGCCGTAACCTCAAGGACTTTCCGATGAGCCGACTCGACAGCTTCATCCGGCGCATGATGGCGCAGCGCGATGTCATCGCCGCCGCCGCCTCGTTGATCGACGGCCTGCCCGGGCCGATCCTGGAACTGGGCCTGGGCAACGGCCGCACCTATCACCACCTGCGCGAGACCTTTCCCGATCGGCGCATCATCGCCTTCGACCGGGCGCTCGCCGCCCATTCCGCGTCGATCCCGCCGCCAGGCGATCTGGTCCTGGGCGAGATCGATGAAACCGCCCGGGCCTTCGCCGGCATCGGCGCCGCGCTGGTTCATGCCGATATCGCCACCGGCACCGTGGAAGGCGACCGCCGGCTGGCCGGCTGGCTGCCGGCGCTGATCCGGGACCTGCTGGCGCCGGGCGGCATTGCCGCCAGCGGCAGTCCGCTGGAGCTTCCCGACCTGCGCCCGCTGACCCTGCCGGCCGGCGTGCCCGAGGGGCGCTATTTCCTGTACCGGCGCGCCTAG
- a CDS encoding histidine phosphatase family protein, producing the protein MAPFPDIYLVRHGETQWNLEKRFQGMRDSPLTATGRAQASTVARILARELGDGHRTALQTSPLPRAVETAAIIHGTLAGLPPAPVPALRELHLGLWEGLRRAEIKAGWPALLAGVPKAEWYFAAPGGEGYDAALARVEAWLHGLTGPVVAVSHSVTGRLIRGLYAGLPRPATLALPAPQDSVWHLGRHGMVELGEA; encoded by the coding sequence ATGGCACCCTTTCCCGACATCTACCTTGTGCGCCATGGCGAGACCCAGTGGAACCTGGAAAAGCGCTTCCAGGGCATGCGCGACTCGCCCTTGACCGCTACCGGGCGCGCCCAGGCGAGCACTGTGGCCCGGATCCTGGCCAGGGAATTGGGGGACGGCCATCGCACGGCCCTCCAGACCAGCCCGCTGCCCCGGGCGGTCGAGACGGCGGCGATCATTCACGGCACCCTGGCCGGGCTGCCCCCTGCCCCCGTGCCGGCCCTGCGCGAGCTTCACCTGGGCCTATGGGAAGGCCTGCGCCGGGCCGAGATCAAGGCCGGCTGGCCGGCCCTGCTGGCCGGGGTGCCCAAAGCCGAGTGGTATTTCGCCGCCCCCGGCGGCGAGGGCTATGACGCCGCCCTGGCCCGGGTCGAGGCCTGGCTGCACGGCCTCACCGGCCCGGTCGTCGCCGTCTCTCACAGCGTCACCGGCCGCCTGATCCGCGGCCTGTACGCGGGGCTGCCGCGGCCCGCGACGCTGGCCCTGCCGGCACCCCAGGACAGTGTCTGGCACCTCGGACGTCATGGCATGGTGGAGTTGGGCGAGGCTTGA
- a CDS encoding SEL1-like repeat protein: MYELGFRLYYLHQNASDKQQGLQLVHRSACRGSADAAALLGKVYWEAIAQKESLPRSYFWFNKAHEWSSGFLRHMTPLRHIATFYLDGTYIKKNDEKFIELNILADSIEAEARKNDAGMRPVDLPVLAAQHRAGIAYILGSAYQAGGPLEAGSPSARVVSLRQDNTAAYKWLQISARAGLIDGMQKLAHLLATDNGSLRDPIAAAGWAYIAQARAISGRAKHLAAIAMQEAVEPLDSQDRAKALALAESFQPQPPKAFDVDLSLDPSP; the protein is encoded by the coding sequence ATGTATGAATTGGGATTTAGGTTATATTATCTTCATCAAAATGCCTCTGATAAGCAGCAGGGTTTGCAGCTAGTGCATAGATCAGCTTGCAGAGGGTCTGCTGATGCAGCGGCTTTGCTAGGAAAAGTTTATTGGGAGGCTATAGCTCAGAAGGAAAGTTTACCTAGATCCTATTTTTGGTTTAATAAGGCGCACGAATGGTCAAGCGGGTTCCTTCGACACATGACTCCGCTGCGGCATATAGCTACATTTTATTTGGATGGTACCTATATCAAAAAGAATGACGAAAAATTTATCGAATTGAACATTCTTGCAGACTCAATAGAAGCCGAAGCGAGGAAAAACGACGCCGGCATGCGCCCTGTCGATTTACCTGTTCTGGCAGCGCAGCATCGAGCGGGGATAGCCTATATCTTAGGCAGCGCCTATCAGGCCGGCGGGCCTTTGGAAGCCGGTTCACCATCAGCCAGGGTGGTCTCCCTCAGGCAAGACAATACCGCTGCCTATAAGTGGCTTCAGATTAGCGCTCGCGCGGGACTCATTGATGGCATGCAAAAGCTGGCTCACCTCTTGGCCACGGACAACGGGTCACTTCGCGATCCAATTGCGGCGGCTGGGTGGGCCTATATTGCCCAAGCTAGGGCCATCAGCGGACGCGCAAAACACCTTGCTGCGATCGCTATGCAAGAGGCCGTTGAACCGCTCGACAGTCAGGACCGCGCTAAAGCATTAGCCCTGGCGGAAAGCTTCCAGCCCCAGCCGCCGAAAGCCTTTGATGTGGATCTCTCACTCGATCCGAGTCCGTAG
- a CDS encoding SRPBCC family protein — protein sequence MPSPARRLRHHLARTVAVTAPPDAVFAHLDDQTRLAEHMQKPSAMMGGGQMTYAFDAGRGQAVGSHIRMGGSAFGVSLSVDEVVTERVPPSRKAWQTAGPVRLLIIGGYAMGFDIVPSGQGCRLTVWINYDLPPGPLGWLALPLAALYGRWCIARMAGDAVSHFAT from the coding sequence ATGCCCTCGCCCGCCAGGAGACTCCGCCACCATCTTGCACGCACCGTTGCCGTCACCGCGCCTCCGGACGCGGTCTTCGCGCACCTGGACGACCAGACCCGGCTCGCCGAGCACATGCAGAAGCCATCCGCGATGATGGGGGGCGGTCAGATGACCTACGCGTTCGACGCCGGGCGCGGCCAAGCGGTCGGATCGCATATCCGCATGGGCGGCTCGGCCTTCGGCGTCTCGCTGTCCGTCGACGAGGTGGTGACCGAGCGCGTGCCGCCTTCGCGCAAGGCCTGGCAAACTGCGGGGCCGGTGCGCCTCCTCATCATCGGCGGCTACGCCATGGGCTTCGACATTGTCCCGTCCGGCCAAGGCTGTCGGCTCACGGTCTGGATCAACTATGACCTGCCGCCCGGCCCGTTAGGTTGGCTCGCCCTGCCGCTGGCGGCGCTCTATGGCCGATGGTGCATCGCCCGCATGGCGGGCGATGCCGTGAGCCATTTCGCGACATAA
- a CDS encoding glutathione S-transferase family protein, with protein MPIVTPTNTEVLSLRGLHLYHYALSNCSQKARMTLEEKGQRWTSHHLDLSRNEHVTPEYIGINPNGVVPTLVHDGKVVVESSDIIDYLDVTFPTPPLKPSDPAELARMESWIELWDAIQAALKTLSHEFLFKVRKGNARRELARYERIHKNEHLIGFLREFTSPAGLSPQRICGAHAEATAALARLNRRLSEREWLAGDAFSLADLAWSVNLHRFNLMRFPMHDLHGLRRWFAAVAGRPSFQRAVVGFEPTSIRIFFRLYALTRELAGSGPRSQRWQGR; from the coding sequence ATGCCTATCGTCACGCCCACCAACACCGAGGTTCTCTCGCTGCGGGGTTTGCACCTCTACCACTACGCACTGTCGAACTGCTCCCAGAAGGCACGCATGACTCTGGAAGAGAAGGGACAGCGGTGGACGAGCCACCACCTGGACTTGTCGCGGAACGAACACGTCACACCGGAATACATTGGCATCAATCCGAACGGTGTCGTGCCCACGCTGGTGCATGACGGCAAGGTGGTCGTCGAGTCGAGCGACATCATTGACTACCTCGACGTGACCTTCCCCACGCCGCCCCTGAAGCCCTCCGATCCGGCCGAACTCGCTCGCATGGAATCGTGGATCGAGTTGTGGGATGCCATCCAGGCCGCCCTCAAGACGCTGTCGCACGAGTTCCTTTTCAAGGTCCGGAAGGGCAACGCCCGCCGAGAGCTCGCACGTTACGAGCGCATTCATAAGAACGAACACTTGATTGGCTTTCTGCGCGAGTTCACCTCGCCGGCAGGCCTCTCGCCGCAACGGATTTGCGGCGCTCATGCCGAGGCGACCGCCGCGCTCGCACGCCTCAACCGCCGATTGAGCGAACGCGAGTGGCTGGCCGGCGACGCCTTTTCCCTGGCCGATCTCGCCTGGTCCGTGAACCTGCATCGCTTCAACCTGATGAGATTCCCGATGCACGATTTGCACGGTCTGCGGCGCTGGTTCGCGGCCGTCGCGGGCCGCCCCAGTTTTCAACGGGCTGTCGTCGGCTTCGAACCGACGTCGATCCGCATCTTCTTCCGCCTGTACGCGCTTACCCGCGAACTCGCCGGCAGCGGCCCACGCTCGCAGCGCTGGCAAGGGCGCTAA
- a CDS encoding IS3 family transposase: MTATVERMCALADVSRGAYYRGWAENCPGREETALRDVLQHLALTHRHYGYRRLTALLRREGWAVNHKRVVRLMREDNLLCLRKAAFKPATTDSRHDWRLWPNLARRLVPLAVNQLWVADITYVRLAEAFVYLAVVLDAFSRKVVGWAMADHLRAELALAALQMALDGREVLPGGLVHHSDRGVQYACGDYIERLQAHGIQPSMSRAGCPYDNAMAESFMKTLKQEEVDGGDYRDLGHATAAIGEFIEAVYNRQRLHSALAYTSPVEFETRSSPQAAAQQPEGLVTTNCP, translated from the coding sequence GTGACGGCCACGGTCGAGCGGATGTGTGCCCTGGCCGATGTCAGCCGTGGCGCCTACTACCGGGGCTGGGCCGAGAACTGTCCCGGCCGTGAAGAAACGGCGCTGCGCGACGTGCTTCAGCACCTGGCGCTGACCCACCGTCACTACGGCTACCGGCGGCTCACGGCCCTGCTCCGACGTGAGGGCTGGGCGGTCAACCACAAGCGCGTGGTGCGCCTGATGCGCGAGGACAATCTGCTGTGCCTGCGCAAGGCAGCGTTCAAGCCGGCGACGACGGACTCCCGACACGACTGGCGGCTCTGGCCGAACCTGGCGCGCCGGCTGGTCCCGCTGGCGGTCAACCAGCTTTGGGTGGCCGACATCACCTATGTCCGGCTGGCCGAGGCCTTCGTCTACCTGGCGGTGGTGCTCGATGCCTTCAGCCGCAAGGTCGTGGGCTGGGCGATGGCCGACCACCTGCGGGCCGAACTGGCCCTGGCAGCCTTGCAGATGGCGCTCGACGGCCGAGAGGTGCTTCCCGGCGGGCTGGTGCACCATTCCGACCGGGGCGTCCAATATGCCTGCGGTGATTACATCGAGCGCCTGCAAGCCCACGGCATCCAGCCCAGCATGAGCCGGGCCGGCTGCCCTTACGACAATGCCATGGCCGAGAGTTTCATGAAGACGCTGAAGCAGGAAGAGGTCGACGGCGGCGACTACCGTGACCTCGGGCACGCCACGGCCGCTATCGGCGAATTCATCGAAGCGGTCTACAATCGGCAACGGCTCCACTCGGCGCTGGCCTATACCTCGCCGGTGGAGTTCGAAACCCGGTCAAGCCCTCAGGCTGCTGCGCAGCAGCCTGAGGGCTTGGTCACAACCAACTGTCCCTGA
- a CDS encoding helix-turn-helix domain-containing protein, with translation MTRETRRRFSRAFKLAVVERLAAGESGSALARELSIKRGLLYRWRDHFRAGGELALRPGPGRPKQAEARILAAARGPASSASDLEQARRQIAALERKVGQQQLDLDFFKHALRHLEASRQASDAPGATASSPISKR, from the coding sequence ATGACCCGAGAGACGAGGCGGCGGTTCAGCCGGGCCTTCAAGCTGGCGGTGGTTGAACGATTGGCGGCGGGCGAGAGCGGTTCGGCACTGGCCCGGGAGTTGTCGATCAAGCGAGGACTGCTGTACCGCTGGCGGGATCATTTCCGCGCGGGCGGTGAACTGGCGCTGCGCCCGGGACCGGGACGGCCGAAGCAGGCGGAGGCGCGGATCCTGGCGGCGGCGCGGGGGCCGGCGTCGAGCGCCAGCGACCTGGAGCAGGCGCGCCGGCAGATCGCCGCGCTCGAGCGCAAGGTCGGCCAGCAGCAGCTGGACCTGGATTTTTTCAAGCACGCCTTGCGGCATCTCGAGGCGTCACGGCAGGCGAGCGACGCGCCTGGCGCGACGGCGTCTTCGCCTATATCCAAGCGATGA
- a CDS encoding adenylate/guanylate cyclase domain-containing protein, which translates to MSDLDAPPDSVAKPKRSLPWERELRLWSGLVLFAFVTTHLINHAIGIAGLQWMTLVQGWRVAVWQSPPGTVLLYAAFACHLALVLKRLARRRIILMPLDEAVQIVLGLAVPYLLIGHAVNTRFAAVGYGSDISYAAVLPQIWSGNAIAQIILLLCTWTHGCIGVSHVLRTRAFYPRWRAAWIAFAALVPALAIAGFVASAREALARIAPTVANPSTEAALDGIVFDGRLVFAAIVGLVVLTMFGREIARRRSGRITIRYVGHGDVRVTRGTTVLEASRIKGIPHPAICGGRGRCSTCRIAVTDGAEHLPPPEAVERAMLTQLAAPGNVRLACQLRPVQDIATQILLPIPPRNAKQESLDEAYRWGAQREVTVLFVDIRAFNGLTRRLLPYDITLLINAFLREMSQAAEAHGGRVDSFMTDRLMAVFGLSDRSGAGAAHAIAAARAMLAVATGMNQRFGAALPFPLRIGIGIHTGQAVIAEVGDVARGLLVTAMGDTVSIASRLEAATKELLADCLISAATVKASGISLPRHEAKVVHMRDMDEAIGIHRLEDAAAV; encoded by the coding sequence ATGTCTGACCTCGACGCGCCCCCGGATTCGGTGGCAAAGCCCAAGCGCTCCCTGCCCTGGGAGCGGGAATTGCGGCTGTGGTCGGGCCTCGTGCTGTTTGCCTTCGTCACCACCCACCTGATCAACCACGCGATCGGCATCGCCGGCCTGCAGTGGATGACCCTGGTGCAGGGCTGGCGGGTCGCGGTCTGGCAATCGCCGCCGGGGACGGTGCTGCTCTATGCCGCCTTTGCCTGCCACCTGGCCCTGGTGCTCAAGCGCCTGGCCCGCCGCCGCATCATCCTGATGCCGCTCGACGAGGCGGTGCAGATCGTCCTGGGCCTGGCGGTGCCCTACCTGCTGATCGGCCACGCGGTCAACACGCGCTTCGCCGCCGTCGGTTATGGCAGCGACATCTCCTACGCGGCGGTGCTGCCGCAGATCTGGAGCGGCAATGCGATCGCCCAGATCATCCTGCTGCTGTGTACCTGGACCCACGGCTGCATCGGCGTCTCCCATGTCCTGCGCACCCGGGCTTTCTATCCCCGCTGGCGCGCGGCCTGGATCGCCTTTGCCGCGCTGGTGCCGGCCCTTGCCATCGCCGGCTTCGTCGCTTCGGCGCGCGAGGCCCTCGCCCGCATAGCGCCAACCGTCGCCAACCCGTCGACCGAGGCGGCGCTCGATGGCATCGTTTTCGACGGGAGGCTGGTTTTCGCCGCGATCGTTGGGTTGGTTGTCCTGACCATGTTCGGCCGCGAAATCGCGCGCCGGCGCTCGGGCCGCATCACCATCCGCTATGTCGGCCACGGTGACGTCCGCGTCACCCGGGGCACCACCGTGCTGGAGGCCAGCCGCATCAAGGGCATCCCTCACCCCGCCATCTGCGGCGGCCGCGGCCGCTGCTCGACCTGCCGCATCGCCGTGACCGACGGGGCCGAGCATCTGCCTCCGCCCGAGGCGGTCGAACGCGCCATGCTGACCCAGCTCGCGGCGCCGGGTAATGTCCGCCTGGCCTGCCAGTTGCGGCCGGTGCAGGACATCGCGACCCAGATCCTGCTGCCGATCCCGCCGCGCAATGCCAAGCAGGAAAGCCTGGACGAGGCCTATCGCTGGGGCGCCCAGCGCGAGGTGACGGTGCTGTTCGTCGACATCCGCGCCTTCAACGGCCTGACCCGCCGGCTGCTGCCCTATGACATCACCCTGCTGATCAACGCCTTCCTGCGGGAAATGAGCCAGGCGGCCGAGGCCCACGGCGGTCGGGTCGACAGTTTCATGACCGACCGGCTGATGGCGGTGTTCGGCCTCTCGGACCGCTCGGGCGCCGGGGCCGCCCATGCCATCGCCGCCGCCCGGGCGATGCTGGCGGTCGCAACCGGGATGAACCAGCGCTTCGGCGCGGCGCTGCCCTTTCCCTTGCGCATCGGCATCGGCATCCACACCGGCCAGGCGGTGATCGCCGAGGTCGGCGACGTGGCGCGCGGGCTGCTGGTCACCGCCATGGGCGATACCGTCAGCATCGCCAGCCGGCTGGAGGCCGCGACCAAGGAACTGCTCGCCGACTGCCTGATCTCGGCGGCGACGGTCAAGGCCTCAGGCATCAGCCTCCCGCGTCACGAGGCCAAGGTCGTGCACATGCGCGACATGGACGAGGCGATCGGCATCCACCGCCTGGAGGACGCGGCGGCAGTTTAG
- a CDS encoding cyclic nucleotide-binding domain-containing protein, whose product MALESEILALQQIPIFQGAEPGSMRLMACLSEEVFIEQGEFLCHGGDPSDAVFVVLSGEVEFLIENEKGNRSLGREGAGAVVGEVGILCDSPRTVSVLALTDLVLLRLSRESFFRLMQDNARFSLAVARELAHRLQRTVANS is encoded by the coding sequence ATGGCGCTCGAATCCGAAATCTTGGCCTTGCAGCAAATCCCGATCTTTCAGGGCGCCGAGCCCGGCTCGATGCGGCTGATGGCCTGCCTGAGCGAGGAGGTCTTCATCGAGCAGGGGGAGTTTCTCTGTCACGGCGGCGATCCGTCGGACGCGGTCTTCGTGGTGCTGTCGGGCGAGGTCGAGTTTCTGATCGAGAACGAGAAGGGCAACCGTTCGCTGGGGCGCGAGGGGGCCGGCGCCGTGGTGGGCGAGGTCGGCATCCTGTGCGACAGCCCGCGGACGGTTTCGGTGCTGGCGCTGACCGACCTGGTGCTGCTGCGCCTCAGCCGGGAGAGCTTCTTCCGCCTGATGCAGGACAATGCCCGATTTTCCCTGGCCGTCGCGCGCGAACTGGCGCACCGGCTCCAGCGGACGGTGGCGAACAGTTGA